The window GAATGACTGTTGCGTATGCGAATTTGTAGGGATTTTTAATATGAGTCAACCAGCGGTCAGTCAGCATTTACGTAAATTAAGGGATGCTGGTTTGGTAAGGGAAAGCCGAAGGGGCCAATGGATTTTCTATTCAATGAATAAAGAAAATGAATATTATCCGTTTGTCAAAAGTTTATTAGACCATTTACCAAAACAAGACGAATTATTAATCCAATTAGAATCAGATGGTTTGCGCATTTCGTGCGAATAGACCAAGTTAAATCAAAGGAGTAGAAATATGGCTAAAAAAACAATCTATTTTTTGTGTACTGGAAATTCATGTCGAAGCCAAATGGCTGATGGCTGGGCAAAAAAATATTTAGTTGATGAGTGGGAAGTCCGTAGTGCAGGGATTGAAGCACATGGGGTAAATCCTAATGCTGTTAAAGCAATGAAGGAAGTCGGGATTGATATTTCTAATCATACATCGGATATGATCGACCCTGAAATCTTAAATAATGCTGATTTAGTTGTGACTCTTTGCGGAGACGCTGCAGATAAGTGTCCGATGACCCCACCACAGGTGAAGCGTGAACATTGGGGCTTTGATGACCCTGCAAAAGCAAAGGGAACCGACGACGAAAAATGGGCGTTCTTCCAACGGGTACGTGATGAAATCGGAGAACGGATAAAATGCTTCTCGGAAACTGGAGAGTAATGTATTAGCCAAGAGAAATTCTTGGCTATCCTTTCGATTCGTATATAAGAGAATGCTTATTAATGGAGGTCTTAATATGACAAAAGTCGAAATTTTTGATCCGGCGATGTGTTGTTCAACAGGAGTATGTGGTCCTAGTGTGGATCCAGAGTTAGCAAGGGTGGCAGCTGCTATATATTCATTAGGGAAAAAGGGTTTTGATATTAAACGGTACCAATTAACAAATGACCCTGATAAATTTGCAGAAAACAAGGAAATAAATCGTGTTTTTATTGAAAAAGGACCTAATGCTTTACCGGTGGTTTTGGTTAATGATCAAGTTGTAAAAGAAGGAAGTTATCCATCTAACGAAGAATTTGCTGAATGGTTTGAAGTGAGTTTGGAAGAGTTAACTGAAAAACCAAAAGCTCGACTTTCTATCAATTTAAAACAATTGTAATAAATTTGGAAGAAGGAAAAAGCATGTATCCAGCATTCAGACCAAATCATATGCACACTCAATTTTTATTTTTAACAGGAAAAGGTGGGGTAGGGAAAACCTCAACAGCTTGTGCGCTAGCTGTGGCATTAGCGGATAGCGGGAAAAAAGTATTATTGATAAGTACTGACCCTGCCTCCAATTTAGAAGATGTGTTTGGAATCGAATTAACCAGCGCACCAAAAGCCGTTCCAGCGGTTGAAAATTTATTTGCTAGTAACATTGACCCTGAAGCTGCTGCAAAAGCTTATCGTGAAAGTGTTGTCGGTCCGTATCGAGAGAAATTTCCTGAAGCAGTAGTGACTACAATGGAAGAACAGCTATCAGGGGCATGTACAGTAGAAATTGCAGCCTTTGACGAATTTACCAATTTTCTTACAAATATTGAAATCGTAAATCTATATGACCACATTATTTTTGATACAGCCCCAACAGGCCATACATTACGGCTTTTGCAGCTTCCCACTGCTTGGGATGGATTTTTAGAAGAAAGTACACTCGGTGCATCGTGTTTGGGCCCTTTATCGGGACTGGCAGATAAAAAAGATTTATATTCAAAGGCCGTATCGGCTCTTTCTGACCCAACTAAAACGACATTAATGTTGGTAACGCGACCTGATGTCTCATCTCTCTTTGAAGCAGACCGAGCTTCAAAAGAGCTAAAAGAAATTGGAATCAAAAACAAAATGCTGATCATAAACGGTCTTCTTCAGAACCACGTTGAACAAGATGAAGTGTCATCAGCATTTTATCATCGGCAAAGACAGGCATTAAAGCAGATATCAAAAAATTTAACGGAGAGCACTATTTACTCGCTACCATACCTTGCCTATTCATTAACAGGAGTAGAAAATCTTCGCAATCTTTTTAAACCAAACGAATTTCCAAAAAAAGAAAATCACATGGGGAGTAAATTCGTTCAACTTCCTGGATTAAAAGCTGTGGTTGATGACTCTTCAGCAAGTCATACAAAGCTAATCTTCACGATGGGCAAAGGCGGTGTTGGAAAAACAACGGTTGCAGCAGCCATTGCCGTGGGTCTAGTTGAAAAAGGGCATCGGGTCCATTTGACCACAACCGATCCTGCGGCTCACCTAGAATATCAATTTCAAAGTGAGCATCTGAATCAAAATTTAACGATTAGTAGCATTAATCCGAAAGTAGAAGTTGAAAAATATAAAGCAACCGTATTATCCAATGCGAGTAAGGACTTGGATGAAGCAGGTCTTGCATACTTGCAAGAAGATTTAGAGTCACCGTGTACAGAAGAAATTGCCGTTTTTCAAGCCTTTGCGGAAGTAGTAGCCAGATCAATTAATGAAATTGTCGTTATAGATACGGCACCGACAGGACACACCTTACTATTATTAGATGCTTCTCAGTCATATAGCAAAGAGATTGAAAGGTCAACTGGAGACGTGCCAGAAAGTGCAAAAATGCTACTGCCACAAATTCGGAATCCAAAAGAAACAGCCGTTGTTATTGTCACACTTGCGGAAGCGACCCCTGTTTTAGAGTCATCCAGATTACAAGATGATTTAA of the Bacillus sp. 1NLA3E genome contains:
- a CDS encoding ArsR/SmtB family transcription factor, which translates into the protein MTPDMQNVAQILKLLGDKTRLTMVKLLETNDCCVCEFVGIFNMSQPAVSQHLRKLRDAGLVRESRRGQWIFYSMNKENEYYPFVKSLLDHLPKQDELLIQLESDGLRISCE
- the arsC gene encoding arsenate reductase (thioredoxin), translating into MAKKTIYFLCTGNSCRSQMADGWAKKYLVDEWEVRSAGIEAHGVNPNAVKAMKEVGIDISNHTSDMIDPEILNNADLVVTLCGDAADKCPMTPPQVKREHWGFDDPAKAKGTDDEKWAFFQRVRDEIGERIKCFSETGE
- the arsD gene encoding arsenite efflux transporter metallochaperone ArsD, whose protein sequence is MTKVEIFDPAMCCSTGVCGPSVDPELARVAAAIYSLGKKGFDIKRYQLTNDPDKFAENKEINRVFIEKGPNALPVVLVNDQVVKEGSYPSNEEFAEWFEVSLEELTEKPKARLSINLKQL
- the arsA gene encoding arsenical pump-driving ATPase is translated as MYPAFRPNHMHTQFLFLTGKGGVGKTSTACALAVALADSGKKVLLISTDPASNLEDVFGIELTSAPKAVPAVENLFASNIDPEAAAKAYRESVVGPYREKFPEAVVTTMEEQLSGACTVEIAAFDEFTNFLTNIEIVNLYDHIIFDTAPTGHTLRLLQLPTAWDGFLEESTLGASCLGPLSGLADKKDLYSKAVSALSDPTKTTLMLVTRPDVSSLFEADRASKELKEIGIKNKMLIINGLLQNHVEQDEVSSAFYHRQRQALKQISKNLTESTIYSLPYLAYSLTGVENLRNLFKPNEFPKKENHMGSKFVQLPGLKAVVDDSSASHTKLIFTMGKGGVGKTTVAAAIAVGLVEKGHRVHLTTTDPAAHLEYQFQSEHLNQNLTISSINPKVEVEKYKATVLSNASKDLDEAGLAYLQEDLESPCTEEIAVFQAFAEVVARSINEIVVIDTAPTGHTLLLLDASQSYSKEIERSTGDVPESAKMLLPQIRNPKETAVVIVTLAEATPVLESSRLQDDLRRANISPKWWVINQSLSTTTTNDPILKGKAISETKWINEVKENLAEECALIPWLHEEKIGYDKLKDYLF